TCGAAACGTACCTGCCGGGAACATCGCTGCGGGAACTGCGTCGAGGTTGGAGCGCGAAGGACAAACCCGTCCCGCAATCGCTCATCCGACACATCACCGTGACGGCGCTCGAGCTGCTCACCGAGGTGCACGAGCTCGCAGATGACAAAGGGCCGCTTGGAATCGTGCATGGAGACATAAGTCCCGACCACGTTCACCTCGGTCCGCTCGGCGATATCTCCTTCGTCGATCTTGGAGCAGCACGATTCAGAGGACTCGACGCGGACGCCGACACGGATGACCGCGGAACCGTTCCTTACGCTGCGCCCGAGGTGATCCGGGGCGAGGACAAACCCGGACAAACCACCGACGTCTACGCGCTTTGTGCGACACTCCTTTGGTTTGCGACCGGCGAACGGATTTGTGAAGCATCGACCGACGCGGCCATGCTCGCGGAGGTGGCGCAGCGTGGTGTTCGCCGCGATCTCGTCGACACGCTCAACGCCTTCGAGCCACGGCAACGCGAGTGCTTTCGCGCAGCCCTCGATCCAAATCCGGCTGGCAGGCCATCGTCTGCGCGACAGATTCTCGACGCGTTCGCGGCTGCAAGCCCACAGCGGGACATCCCTACCGAAGCGCGCTAGGCTCGCGCCTCACTCCAACCCTCATGCATTTTCGAGCGGCCAAAGACATGTCTGCCAAGACCTCCATCGACACGCTTGCGATTCACGCTGGCCAAGAACCCGATCCGACGAGCGGTGCGGTCATGACGCCCATCGTCATGTCGAGCACGTTCGCGCAATCGAGCCCGGGCGTGCACAAAGGCTACGAGTACTCGCGCAGTGGCAATCCTACGCGCAAGGCGCTCGAGGCTTGCATCGCGGCGCTCGAAGGAGGGGCAAGCGGCTTCTGTTTCGGTAGCGGGCTCGCAGCAACCGCGACGCTTTTGCATACGCTCCGACCGGGCGATCACATCCTCTGCGGCGACGATGTCTACGGAGGCACGTTCCGTTTGATGGACAAGGTCATGGGCCCGATGGGTTTGTCCTCGAGCTTCGTCGACATGCGCAACCCTGCGTCCGTGCGAGCGGCCATTCGTCCCTCGACGCGACTTTTGTGGATCGAGACGCCGACAAACCCCATGCTGAAGGTGTTCGACATTGCCGCGCTCGCCCAGATCGCGCGCGATGCCAACATCGTGTTCGTCGTCGACAACACCTTCGCTACGCCCGTCTTGCAGCGACCACTCGAGCTAGGTGCTCACGCCGTCGTTCATTCGATGACGAAGTATCTCAACGGCCACTCGGACGTCGTTGGAGGAGCGATCGTCACGTCCGACGCGCGGCTCATCGAGCGGATCGGCTTTTTGCAAAACGCAATTGGTGCCATTCCCAGCCCCTTCGACTGTTTCCTCGTGCTCCGAGGCCTCAAGACGCTGCCCGTTCGCGTGAGGCACCAAAGCGCCGCCGCGCTCACCCTCGCCACGCGGCTCGAGGCGCATGCGAAGGTCGCGCGCGTGCACTATCCGGGGCTTGCATCGCACCCCGATCACGCCGTCGCAGCACGGCAGATGAGCGCATTCGGGGGCATGATCTCGGTTGAAATCAAGGGAGGGATCGATGTTTCACGCCGAATGCTGGAACGTTTGCGCGTCTTTGCGTGCGCCGAGAGCCTTGGAGGAGTCGAA
The Polyangiaceae bacterium genome window above contains:
- a CDS encoding cystathionine gamma-synthase; the encoded protein is MSAKTSIDTLAIHAGQEPDPTSGAVMTPIVMSSTFAQSSPGVHKGYEYSRSGNPTRKALEACIAALEGGASGFCFGSGLAATATLLHTLRPGDHILCGDDVYGGTFRLMDKVMGPMGLSSSFVDMRNPASVRAAIRPSTRLLWIETPTNPMLKVFDIAALAQIARDANIVFVVDNTFATPVLQRPLELGAHAVVHSMTKYLNGHSDVVGGAIVTSDARLIERIGFLQNAIGAIPSPFDCFLVLRGLKTLPVRVRHQSAAALTLATRLEAHAKVARVHYPGLASHPDHAVAARQMSAFGGMISVEIKGGIDVSRRMLERLRVFACAESLGGVESLAEHPAIMTHASVPEESRRALGISDGLVRLSVGLEGVEDLWGDIEQALA
- a CDS encoding protein kinase is translated as MAFAIPQGTEFVRLLGGGSVFQVALVREQGREVVCKRLLPHALDTHEGRAAMVREAKLVSLVDHHALPKLVRVGNDAHGPFFIETYLPGTSLRELRRGWSAKDKPVPQSLIRHITVTALELLTEVHELADDKGPLGIVHGDISPDHVHLGPLGDISFVDLGAARFRGLDADADTDDRGTVPYAAPEVIRGEDKPGQTTDVYALCATLLWFATGERICEASTDAAMLAEVAQRGVRRDLVDTLNAFEPRQRECFRAALDPNPAGRPSSARQILDAFAAASPQRDIPTEAR